Proteins found in one Allorhizobium pseudoryzae genomic segment:
- a CDS encoding UdgX family uracil-DNA binding protein (This protein belongs to the uracil DNA glycosylase superfamily, members of which act in excision repair of DNA. However, it belongs more specifically to UdgX branch, whose founding member was found to bind uracil in DNA (where it does not belong), without cleaving it, appears to promote DNA repair by a pathway involving RecA, rather than base excision.), whose protein sequence is MQTVFLNGRGDFDEWRDSARVLLLSEVEPERIDWRIAGEGADLSGFAETPLPVPPAGKQAVAVPPAFLELAENIVCHSDPARFALLYRLLWRIRHDRALLQVVSDPDVIAARKLEKSVRRDSHKMKAFVRFKEVASDDPTGRRRSFISWFEPDHFIVARMAPFFRRRFFDMDWVIATPKGSAAWDGENLTVSDLPADKPNASDATDDLWRVYYANIFNPARLKVKAMTAEMPKKYWKNLPEAALIPDLIANAEAKVIEMAARAASQPPAFHARLQERMAEELADVAPPPEGLEALRHAASRCTLCPLHCQATQTVFGEGRLGASAMIVGEQPGDQEDLAGRPFVGPAGKLFDGVLSEVGLDRSSLYVTNAVKHFKYEPRGKRRIHQKPNQAEIEQCRWWLKQEVDLVQPKLIVAMGATAYFSLTGEKKRLTDVRGHILPMDQGRKLFVTVHPSFLLRIPEETRKASELSRFREEMAVVRQLVETGFPNYP, encoded by the coding sequence ATGCAAACGGTGTTTCTCAACGGTCGCGGTGACTTTGACGAATGGCGAGATTCCGCGCGGGTGCTCTTGCTGAGTGAGGTGGAGCCTGAGCGTATCGACTGGCGCATCGCCGGCGAGGGTGCGGATCTCTCCGGCTTTGCCGAGACGCCGCTGCCGGTGCCGCCGGCGGGCAAACAGGCGGTTGCCGTGCCGCCGGCCTTCCTCGAACTGGCCGAAAACATCGTCTGCCATAGCGATCCCGCACGCTTCGCGCTCCTCTACCGCCTGCTCTGGCGCATTCGTCATGACCGCGCGCTGCTGCAGGTCGTGTCCGACCCGGATGTGATTGCCGCGCGCAAACTGGAAAAATCCGTGCGGCGCGACAGCCACAAGATGAAGGCCTTCGTGCGGTTCAAGGAGGTGGCGTCCGATGATCCGACCGGGCGGCGGCGTTCGTTCATTTCCTGGTTCGAGCCGGACCATTTCATCGTCGCGCGCATGGCGCCGTTCTTTCGCCGCCGCTTCTTCGACATGGACTGGGTGATCGCGACGCCGAAGGGGTCAGCGGCCTGGGACGGCGAAAACCTGACCGTCTCCGACCTGCCGGCGGACAAGCCGAATGCGAGCGATGCGACCGATGATCTGTGGCGCGTCTACTATGCCAACATCTTCAACCCGGCGCGGCTGAAGGTGAAGGCGATGACGGCGGAGATGCCGAAGAAATACTGGAAGAACCTGCCGGAGGCGGCGCTGATACCAGACCTTATTGCCAATGCAGAAGCCAAGGTGATCGAGATGGCGGCGCGGGCCGCCTCCCAGCCGCCCGCCTTTCACGCGCGGCTTCAGGAGCGGATGGCGGAGGAACTGGCCGACGTTGCCCCGCCGCCCGAAGGGCTGGAGGCGCTCCGCCATGCGGCGAGCCGCTGCACGCTCTGTCCGCTGCATTGCCAGGCGACGCAGACCGTGTTCGGCGAGGGTCGTCTGGGGGCGAGCGCCATGATCGTCGGCGAGCAGCCGGGCGACCAGGAGGATCTGGCGGGGCGCCCTTTCGTGGGGCCAGCCGGAAAGCTGTTCGACGGCGTGCTCTCCGAGGTCGGGCTCGACCGGTCGAGCCTCTACGTCACCAATGCAGTCAAGCATTTCAAATACGAACCACGCGGCAAGCGGCGCATCCACCAGAAGCCAAACCAGGCTGAGATCGAACAATGCCGGTGGTGGTTGAAGCAGGAGGTGGATCTCGTCCAGCCGAAGCTGATCGTTGCCATGGGCGCAACCGCCTATTTCAGCCTGACCGGTGAGAAGAAGCGGCTCACCGATGTGCGGGGCCATATTCTGCCGATGGATCAAGGTCGCAAGCTGTTCGTCACCGTGCACCCGTCCTTCCTGCTGCGCATTCCGGAGGAGACTCGCAAGGCGAGCGAGTTGTCACGCTTCCGCGAGGAGATGGCCGTGGTGCGCCAGCTGGTGGAAACGGGCTTTCCCAATTATCCGTGA
- a CDS encoding MFS transporter, producing MADQHFAPQRATRREWIGLFVLSIACLVYSMDLSVLFLAIPAIVRDLDPSPSELLWINDIYGFMVAGFLVTMGTLGDRVGRRRVLLIGAFAFALASAFAAAAQTSGQLIVARAFLGIAGATIAPSTLSLVVNLFQDESERNRAIGIWGTAFALGGLVGPLLGGLLLQYFHWGAVFLINIPIMLALLCVAPFLLPEYRNADGGRLDLKSVLLSLATVLPIIYGLKHMAAYGYAPDQLVAIVAGLAIGALFIRRQKRLEHPLIDLALFRIPAFTASLLVNLAGVFFVFGVFLFQNLYLQLVLDLSPLKAALWSIPSALVFTLMSLQAWRVTKRLGPVRTVLAGLVVNALGTTVMAFAAYHQNLYAILFASMLVGLGFVPVILTTTGLIVGTAPPERAGSASAISETSAEFGGALGVAVLGSLGTVVYRLMMQNADLSGLDATTAETVTATLAGAVDTAKRVSPSVQPEWLLDARAAFGLGFAACCLVASVTLILLALLARHIFARAKIDETALAGHG from the coding sequence ATGGCGGATCAGCATTTTGCGCCGCAGCGCGCGACGCGTCGCGAATGGATCGGGCTTTTCGTCCTCTCCATCGCCTGCCTCGTCTATTCGATGGACCTGTCGGTTCTCTTCCTCGCCATTCCGGCGATCGTGCGCGATCTCGATCCCTCGCCCTCCGAGTTGCTGTGGATCAACGACATCTATGGCTTCATGGTGGCCGGTTTCCTGGTGACGATGGGGACGCTGGGCGACCGGGTAGGTCGTCGCCGCGTGCTGCTGATCGGTGCCTTCGCCTTCGCGCTCGCCTCCGCCTTTGCCGCGGCTGCCCAGACCTCCGGCCAGCTGATCGTGGCGCGCGCCTTTCTCGGCATCGCCGGAGCCACCATCGCCCCCTCCACCCTGTCGCTCGTCGTCAACCTGTTCCAGGACGAATCCGAGCGCAACCGGGCCATCGGCATCTGGGGCACCGCCTTTGCGCTGGGCGGTCTCGTCGGGCCGTTGCTCGGGGGGCTTTTGCTGCAATATTTCCACTGGGGCGCGGTCTTCCTGATCAACATCCCGATCATGCTTGCGCTGCTCTGCGTTGCGCCCTTCCTGCTGCCCGAATATCGCAACGCGGACGGCGGCCGCCTTGATCTGAAGAGTGTGCTGCTGTCCCTCGCAACGGTGCTGCCGATCATCTACGGGCTGAAACACATGGCAGCCTATGGTTATGCTCCTGACCAGCTCGTCGCCATTGTTGCCGGCCTCGCGATCGGGGCCCTGTTCATCCGCCGCCAGAAACGGCTGGAGCACCCGCTGATCGATCTGGCGCTGTTTCGCATCCCCGCCTTCACCGCCTCGCTGCTGGTCAATCTGGCGGGCGTGTTCTTCGTGTTCGGTGTCTTCCTGTTCCAGAACCTCTATCTGCAGCTCGTGCTGGATCTTTCGCCGCTGAAAGCCGCTCTCTGGTCGATCCCCTCGGCGCTCGTCTTCACGCTGATGTCGCTGCAGGCCTGGCGGGTCACCAAACGGCTCGGCCCGGTCAGGACAGTGCTGGCGGGCCTCGTCGTCAATGCGCTCGGCACGACCGTGATGGCGTTCGCCGCCTATCACCAGAACCTCTACGCGATCCTGTTTGCCAGCATGCTGGTCGGCCTCGGCTTCGTGCCGGTCATTTTGACGACAACCGGGCTCATCGTCGGCACGGCACCGCCGGAGCGCGCCGGTTCGGCCTCCGCCATCTCGGAAACCAGTGCGGAATTCGGCGGCGCACTCGGTGTGGCCGTCCTCGGCAGCCTCGGCACGGTAGTCTACCGATTGATGATGCAAAATGCCGACCTGTCCGGGCTCGATGCCACGACTGCCGAAACGGTCACGGCAACGCTCGCCGGTGCGGTGGATACGGCAAAACGTGTGTCGCCTTCCGTCCAACCGGAGTGGCTTCTCGATGCGCGCGCCGCCTTCGGCCTTGGTTTTGCCGCCTGCTGCCTTGTCGCCTCCGTCACCCTGATCCTGCTCGCCCTTCTCGCGCGCCACATCTTTGCCCGGGCCAAGATCGACGAGACGGCGCTCGCCGGTCACGGATAA
- a CDS encoding DUF2235 domain-containing protein, whose product MSKNIVILFDGTSNEISADRTNILRLFGCLKRSSEQIVYYDPGVGTFGAANSWSKLQREASEVWGLATGWGLDENVKEACRMLVEHYDAGPLDSDGHHRDRDRIYIFGFSRGAYTARVLAGFIHAFGLTKKIHLNLLDYAYRTYKGIPEHEQTAQKQAVGEAPSAFQTMRLYERTLRNDRPPIRLLGLFDTVASVIEPGKWGPQLKTHPFTDRNSSVEMVRHAVAIDERRTMFQPELWTPGQPYWGGPFKPRNEDGIRPQDVKEVWFSGVHGDVGGGYPEKESQQIKIPLRWMIKETKPAGLIYRRRMVDELVEGINSATYVAPEATAALHNSMTKFWPAVEWLPRKIPATSFRNAGKPAGGLYLPRQDYRFIPPTALVHHSVQLRKAAGPYDPPNLPPGVLFVD is encoded by the coding sequence ATGTCCAAGAACATTGTCATTCTGTTCGACGGGACGTCGAACGAGATCTCCGCAGACCGTACCAATATCCTGCGCCTGTTCGGCTGCCTCAAGCGCTCATCCGAACAGATCGTCTATTACGATCCGGGCGTCGGCACCTTCGGGGCAGCCAACTCGTGGTCGAAGCTGCAGCGCGAGGCCTCCGAAGTCTGGGGCCTGGCGACCGGCTGGGGGCTCGACGAAAACGTCAAGGAAGCCTGCCGAATGCTGGTCGAGCACTATGATGCTGGCCCGCTGGATTCCGATGGCCACCACAGGGATCGTGACCGCATCTATATTTTCGGCTTCAGCCGCGGCGCCTATACTGCCCGGGTCCTGGCCGGTTTCATCCACGCCTTCGGTCTGACGAAAAAGATTCACCTGAACCTGCTCGATTACGCCTATCGCACCTACAAGGGCATTCCCGAGCACGAACAGACAGCGCAGAAGCAAGCGGTCGGCGAGGCCCCCTCGGCCTTCCAGACCATGCGCCTTTACGAACGAACGCTGCGCAACGACCGTCCGCCGATCCGCCTGCTCGGCCTGTTCGATACGGTCGCCTCGGTGATCGAACCCGGCAAATGGGGGCCGCAGCTGAAGACGCATCCCTTTACCGATCGCAATTCAAGCGTCGAGATGGTGCGCCACGCCGTCGCCATCGATGAGCGCCGCACCATGTTCCAGCCGGAACTGTGGACGCCCGGCCAGCCCTATTGGGGCGGGCCGTTCAAGCCGAGGAACGAAGACGGCATCCGCCCGCAGGATGTGAAGGAGGTCTGGTTTTCCGGCGTGCATGGGGATGTCGGCGGTGGCTATCCGGAGAAGGAAAGCCAGCAGATCAAGATCCCGCTCCGCTGGATGATCAAGGAAACCAAGCCCGCCGGGTTGATCTACCGCCGCCGTATGGTGGATGAACTGGTGGAAGGCATCAACAGTGCGACATACGTGGCACCCGAGGCCACCGCGGCCTTGCATAACTCCATGACCAAGTTCTGGCCCGCCGTCGAATGGCTGCCGCGCAAAATCCCGGCCACCTCCTTCCGCAATGCGGGCAAACCGGCGGGCGGCCTTTATCTTCCCCGCCAGGATTATCGTTTCATTCCGCCGACGGCTCTGGTGCATCACTCGGTCCAGCTTCGCAAGGCGGCCGGCCCCTACGATCCGCCGAACCTGCCGCCGGGCGTCCTCTTCGTGGATTGA
- a CDS encoding SRPBCC domain-containing protein, translated as MPFDNPVEIESSRVLAFARDDVFQAFADSALLALWWGPDGFTNEIHRFEFEPGGTWLITMTASNGTDFLNRSTFGEIVVPERITFTHHDPIHVFDMEMRFEVVSDSASRLTWVMRMEPNEDNTTLTKFIALANEQNFDRLERVLEARQNPVEVFA; from the coding sequence ATGCCTTTTGATAACCCCGTTGAAATCGAAAGCTCCCGCGTCCTCGCTTTCGCACGTGACGATGTCTTCCAGGCCTTTGCCGATTCAGCACTGCTGGCGCTCTGGTGGGGACCGGACGGTTTTACCAATGAGATCCACCGCTTCGAGTTTGAACCCGGCGGCACCTGGCTGATCACCATGACGGCCTCCAACGGCACAGATTTCCTCAACCGCTCGACCTTCGGCGAGATCGTCGTGCCGGAGCGCATCACATTTACCCATCACGATCCGATCCACGTCTTCGACATGGAGATGCGGTTCGAGGTGGTGAGCGACAGCGCGAGCCGTCTGACCTGGGTGATGCGGATGGAGCCGAACGAGGACAACACCACGCTCACCAAGTTCATCGCGCTTGCCAACGAACAGAATTTCGACCGGCTGGAACGCGTTCTGGAAGCGCGGCAAAATCCGGTTGAAGTTTTCGCCTGA
- a CDS encoding HigA family addiction module antitoxin: protein MSKSSITTTDQDLLPNPLPGDILALEFMAPLQLSQNALARAIGVPPRRINEIVLGKRAITADTDLRLARYFGMSEGYFLGLQADYDLMERRRIIADELDAITPRAT from the coding sequence ATGTCGAAATCGTCGATTACCACGACTGACCAGGATCTGCTTCCAAACCCTCTGCCGGGCGACATCCTGGCGCTGGAATTCATGGCGCCGCTGCAGCTCAGCCAGAATGCCCTGGCGCGTGCCATCGGCGTTCCTCCGCGGCGGATCAACGAGATCGTCCTGGGCAAGCGGGCGATCACGGCTGATACCGATCTCAGGCTCGCCCGCTATTTCGGCATGAGCGAAGGTTATTTTCTGGGCCTTCAGGCCGATTATGACCTGATGGAGCGACGGCGCATTATTGCGGATGAACTGGATGCCATTACTCCCAGGGCCACCTGA
- a CDS encoding type II toxin-antitoxin system RelE/ParE family toxin, whose product MIRSFGDSETRGIWDGRRSRRLPADIQVAALRKLRMINQSRTLSDLKVPPGNRLEALKGNRAGQHSIRINDQWRICFVWKDGGADNVEIVDYHD is encoded by the coding sequence ATGATACGCAGCTTCGGTGACAGCGAGACACGCGGCATATGGGACGGCAGAAGAAGCCGCCGGCTTCCCGCTGACATCCAGGTCGCGGCACTGCGCAAGCTGCGAATGATCAACCAGTCGCGCACGCTCTCCGATTTGAAGGTTCCACCCGGCAACAGGTTGGAAGCTCTCAAAGGAAATCGCGCCGGTCAGCACAGCATCCGCATCAACGATCAATGGCGGATTTGTTTTGTTTGGAAGGATGGAGGTGCCGACAATGTCGAAATCGTCGATTACCACGACTGA
- the carB gene encoding carbamoyl-phosphate synthase large subunit, translated as MPKRQDLKSILIIGAGPIVIGQACEFDYSGTQACKALKEEGYRVILVNSNPATIMTDPGLADATYVEPITPEVVAKIIAKERPDALLPTMGGQTALNTALSLKRMGVLDRYNVEMIGAKPAAIDMAEDRALFREAMARIGLETPRSMLANATEIKDADRKTHETERAKLRETLSGDALDKALDELENQWNLGETDRKQRYMAHAMAIAAQALDHVGLPAIIRPSFTLGGTGGGIAYNRSEFFDIVNGGLDASPTTEVLIEESVLGWKEYEMEVIRDKADNCIIICSIENIDPMGVHTGDSITVAPALTLTDKEYQIMRNASIAVLREIGVETGGSNVQFAVNPKDGRLVVIEMNPRVSRSSALASKATGFPIAKVAAKLAIGYTLDELENDITGGATPASFEPSIDYVVTKIPRFAFEKFPGASPVLTTAMKSVGEVMAIGRTFAESLQKALRGMETGLTGLDEIEIPGVGQGDDKNAIRAAIGTPTPDRLRMVAQALRMGMSEAEVHEGCKIDPWFIAQFKAIVDMEARIREHGLPTDAENLRMLKAMGFSDARLASLTNGKPKDVAMLRNSLNVRPVFKRIDTCAAEFASPTAYMYSTYETPFVGSARSEAEVSARKKVVILGGGPNRIGQGIEFDYCCCHAAFALKDAGFEAIMINCNPETVSTDYDTSDRLYFEPLTAEDVIEILRAEQEKGEVVGVIVQFGGQTPLKLAEALEKNGIPILGTAPDMIDLAEDRDRFQKLLMKLDLAQPNNGIAYSVEQARLVASEIGFPLVVRPSYVLGGRAMQIIHNEGMLQSYLLDTVPELVPEDIKQRYPNDKTGQINTLLGKNPLLFDSYLTNAIEVDVDALCDGDSVFVSGIMEHIEEAGIHSGDSACSLPSRSFSAELLDELERQTTALAKALNVGGLMNVQYAIKDGTIYVLEVNPRASRTVPFVAKTIGAPIAKIAARIMAGEKLDAAIAAYGKKPDPRNLKHIAVKEAVFPFARFPGVDTLLGPEMRSTGEVIGLDRDFALAFAKSQLGAGVELPRDGSVFVSVRDEDKTRVLPAIKLLVQIGFKVLATGGTQRFLAENGIEAIKVNKVLEGRPHIEDAIRNRQVQLVINTTDSNKAISDSKSLRRAALMQKVPYYTTMAGAMAAAQAIEALKKGQLEVQPLQSYF; from the coding sequence ATGCCGAAGCGCCAAGATTTGAAATCCATCCTCATCATTGGCGCGGGGCCGATCGTCATCGGCCAGGCCTGCGAATTTGACTATTCCGGCACCCAGGCCTGCAAGGCGCTGAAGGAAGAAGGCTACCGGGTCATCCTGGTCAACTCCAACCCGGCGACCATCATGACCGATCCGGGCCTGGCAGACGCCACCTATGTCGAGCCGATCACCCCGGAAGTCGTCGCCAAGATCATCGCCAAGGAGCGTCCGGACGCGCTGCTGCCGACCATGGGCGGCCAGACGGCACTGAACACCGCGCTTTCGCTGAAGCGCATGGGCGTGCTCGACCGCTACAATGTCGAGATGATCGGCGCAAAGCCCGCCGCCATCGACATGGCCGAAGACCGCGCCCTCTTCCGTGAGGCCATGGCCCGCATCGGCCTCGAAACCCCGCGCTCGATGCTGGCGAACGCCACCGAGATCAAGGATGCCGACCGCAAGACGCACGAGACCGAGCGCGCCAAGCTGCGCGAAACGCTGTCGGGCGATGCTCTCGACAAGGCGCTGGACGAACTCGAAAACCAGTGGAACCTCGGCGAGACCGACCGCAAGCAGCGCTACATGGCGCATGCCATGGCGATTGCCGCTCAGGCACTCGACCATGTCGGCCTGCCGGCAATCATTCGTCCTTCGTTCACGCTCGGCGGCACCGGCGGTGGCATTGCCTATAACCGCTCGGAATTCTTCGATATCGTCAACGGCGGTCTCGATGCCTCGCCGACCACCGAAGTGCTGATCGAGGAATCGGTGCTCGGCTGGAAGGAGTATGAGATGGAAGTGATCCGCGACAAGGCGGACAACTGCATCATCATCTGCTCCATCGAAAACATCGACCCAATGGGCGTCCACACCGGCGATTCGATCACCGTTGCGCCTGCCTTGACCCTGACGGACAAGGAATACCAGATCATGCGCAACGCCTCGATTGCGGTGCTGCGCGAGATCGGCGTCGAGACCGGCGGTTCGAACGTGCAGTTCGCCGTCAACCCGAAGGATGGCCGCCTCGTCGTCATCGAGATGAACCCGCGCGTTTCGCGCTCGTCGGCGCTTGCCTCGAAGGCCACCGGCTTCCCGATCGCCAAGGTCGCGGCCAAGCTCGCCATCGGCTACACGCTGGACGAACTCGAAAACGATATCACCGGCGGCGCAACGCCCGCGTCGTTCGAACCCTCGATCGATTACGTCGTCACCAAGATCCCGCGTTTTGCCTTCGAAAAATTCCCCGGCGCCTCGCCGGTCCTGACGACGGCCATGAAGTCGGTCGGCGAAGTCATGGCGATCGGCCGCACCTTTGCCGAATCGCTGCAGAAGGCGCTGCGCGGCATGGAAACCGGTCTCACCGGTCTTGACGAGATCGAGATCCCGGGTGTTGGCCAGGGCGACGACAAGAACGCCATCCGCGCCGCCATCGGCACGCCGACCCCGGACCGTCTGCGCATGGTCGCCCAGGCGCTCAGAATGGGCATGTCGGAAGCCGAAGTGCATGAAGGTTGCAAGATCGATCCGTGGTTCATCGCCCAGTTCAAGGCGATCGTCGACATGGAAGCCCGCATCCGCGAGCACGGCCTGCCGACGGATGCCGAAAACCTGCGCATGCTGAAAGCCATGGGCTTCTCGGACGCCCGCCTCGCCTCGCTGACGAACGGCAAGCCGAAGGATGTGGCGATGCTGCGCAACAGCCTGAACGTTCGCCCGGTCTTCAAGCGCATCGATACCTGCGCCGCCGAGTTCGCTTCGCCGACCGCCTACATGTACTCGACCTACGAGACGCCCTTCGTCGGCTCCGCCCGCTCGGAAGCGGAGGTCTCCGCCCGCAAAAAGGTCGTCATCCTCGGGGGTGGTCCGAACCGCATCGGCCAGGGTATCGAGTTCGATTATTGCTGCTGCCATGCCGCCTTCGCGCTGAAGGATGCCGGTTTTGAAGCGATCATGATCAACTGCAACCCGGAAACGGTTTCCACCGACTACGACACCTCCGACCGCCTCTATTTCGAGCCGCTGACGGCCGAAGATGTGATCGAGATCCTGCGCGCCGAGCAGGAAAAGGGTGAAGTGGTCGGCGTCATCGTGCAGTTCGGCGGCCAGACGCCGCTGAAGCTCGCTGAAGCGCTGGAAAAGAACGGCATCCCGATCCTCGGCACCGCCCCCGACATGATCGATCTTGCCGAAGACCGCGACCGCTTCCAGAAGCTTCTGATGAAGCTGGACCTTGCCCAGCCGAACAACGGCATTGCCTATTCGGTCGAGCAGGCACGCCTCGTTGCCTCCGAGATCGGCTTCCCGCTCGTCGTGCGTCCGTCCTATGTTCTGGGTGGCCGCGCCATGCAGATCATCCACAACGAGGGCATGCTGCAGAGCTACCTGCTTGACACGGTGCCGGAACTCGTGCCGGAAGACATCAAGCAGCGGTATCCGAACGACAAGACGGGCCAGATCAACACGCTGCTCGGCAAGAACCCGCTGCTCTTCGACAGCTACCTGACCAACGCGATCGAAGTGGACGTCGATGCGCTCTGCGACGGCGACAGCGTCTTTGTCTCCGGCATCATGGAGCATATCGAGGAAGCCGGCATCCATTCCGGCGATTCGGCCTGCTCGCTGCCCTCCCGCTCGTTCTCGGCCGAACTTCTGGACGAACTGGAGCGCCAGACGACGGCGCTTGCCAAGGCGCTCAACGTCGGCGGCCTGATGAACGTGCAGTACGCCATCAAGGACGGCACGATCTACGTCCTCGAAGTCAACCCGCGCGCCTCGCGCACGGTACCCTTCGTGGCCAAGACCATCGGCGCGCCGATCGCCAAGATCGCCGCCCGCATCATGGCCGGCGAGAAGCTGGATGCGGCAATTGCCGCCTATGGCAAGAAGCCAGACCCGCGCAACCTGAAGCACATCGCTGTCAAGGAAGCCGTCTTCCCGTTCGCCCGTTTCCCGGGTGTCGATACGCTGCTCGGCCCGGAAATGCGCTCGACCGGCGAAGTGATCGGCCTCGACCGCGATTTCGCGCTCGCCTTCGCCAAGAGCCAGCTCGGCGCCGGTGTCGAACTGCCGCGTGATGGATCGGTCTTCGTCTCGGTACGCGATGAGGACAAGACCCGCGTTCTGCCGGCGATCAAGCTTCTGGTGCAGATCGGCTTCAAGGTGCTCGCCACCGGCGGCACGCAGCGTTTCCTGGCCGAAAACGGCATCGAGGCGATCAAGGTCAACAAGGTGCTCGAAGGCCGTCCGCATATCGAGGACGCGATCCGCAACCGCCAGGTCCAGCTCGTCATCAACACGACGGATTCGAACAAGGCGATCTCGGATTCGAAGTCGCTGCGCCGCGCCGCCCTGATGCAGAAGGTGCCCTATTACACGACGATGGCCGGCGCCATGGCCGCCGCCCAGGCGATCGAGGCGCTGAAGAAGGGCCAGCTCGAAGTCCAGCCGCTGCAGAGCTATTTCTGA
- a CDS encoding glycosyltransferase family 87 protein, giving the protein MTQHPGMNGRGAKPLIWVAAGGGSVLLLFLYLILGGLTDPNWIIWVDRDFSNYWIASRLVLDGKVQDLFSGQDVYFPHMQAAFGVDYPWHNWSYPPSYLFFVWPVGLLPHGAAMVVFLFVTMLVFLHSVFMTEPHLQPASAVLLVPFLFCNIITAQNGFITSAIVLYGLALRERSPIMAGIAIGLLTVKPQLGILFPLLLLLERRWAVIVTAGVTAIALVLLSGLIFGWETWRGYIQHNMPYQTYVMTQFGGTFIHMTPSLFGALRSYLIPSTYALPIHLTFAALVVVVFCIGTLKTGVGIRRDFGFLLATFLVIPYSLTYDLGAVSALAAIAAHQSVRGGTSAVMRRVSFTAVAFLPLLHSSFSTYLALPVAPFVFMIAYAISLLDREPADNPPVLGRASALNQQTSDAAR; this is encoded by the coding sequence ATGACGCAGCATCCGGGGATGAACGGCAGAGGGGCGAAGCCTTTGATCTGGGTCGCTGCAGGGGGTGGATCTGTTCTGCTTCTTTTCCTTTATCTCATCTTGGGCGGGTTAACGGATCCCAACTGGATCATCTGGGTCGACCGCGATTTTTCCAATTACTGGATCGCCTCGCGACTCGTCTTGGACGGCAAGGTTCAGGATCTCTTCAGCGGTCAGGACGTCTATTTTCCACATATGCAGGCTGCCTTCGGCGTCGATTACCCGTGGCACAACTGGAGCTACCCGCCGAGCTACCTGTTTTTCGTCTGGCCGGTGGGGCTTCTGCCGCATGGAGCGGCGATGGTGGTGTTTCTGTTCGTGACGATGCTGGTCTTCCTTCATTCCGTCTTTATGACCGAGCCGCATCTGCAACCTGCATCGGCCGTGCTTCTTGTACCTTTCCTGTTTTGCAACATCATCACGGCACAGAACGGCTTCATTACCTCGGCCATCGTTCTGTACGGTCTTGCCCTGCGGGAACGCTCCCCCATTATGGCTGGCATTGCGATCGGCCTGCTGACGGTCAAACCGCAACTCGGGATCCTCTTTCCCCTGTTGCTTCTGCTGGAACGGCGCTGGGCGGTTATTGTCACGGCAGGGGTCACAGCCATCGCGCTGGTCCTCCTGTCCGGTCTCATTTTTGGATGGGAGACCTGGCGGGGATACATACAGCACAACATGCCGTACCAGACGTATGTGATGACGCAGTTCGGCGGAACCTTCATTCACATGACGCCATCCTTGTTTGGTGCTTTGCGTAGCTATCTCATTCCATCGACGTATGCCCTGCCTATCCATTTGACATTCGCCGCCCTCGTTGTGGTCGTGTTCTGCATTGGAACTCTGAAAACGGGGGTGGGGATACGTCGCGATTTCGGCTTTCTGCTTGCGACCTTTCTCGTCATCCCTTACTCGCTGACCTATGATCTGGGGGCCGTTTCCGCGCTTGCCGCCATTGCGGCGCACCAGAGTGTCCGGGGAGGAACCTCGGCCGTAATGCGCAGGGTCAGTTTCACCGCCGTTGCCTTCCTGCCTTTGCTCCATTCGTCATTCTCGACCTATCTCGCACTGCCAGTCGCCCCTTTTGTCTTCATGATCGCCTATGCGATCTCGCTTTTAGACCGGGAACCAGCCGACAATCCGCCCGTTCTCGGGCGAGCATCCGCACTCAATCAGCAGACATCTGACGCGGCACGATGA